Proteins from a genomic interval of Paenibacillus sp. FSL R5-0623:
- a CDS encoding DUF5677 domain-containing protein — translation MNHSKLSDHTFKKGKFITPWNELMSEIGRENSWYHGRLPEYLWIALIINFYGREKGLVKCNIILNKLKEQEPTLITPKFSRILNFETEKQTKFFDFLLTVIDAQVLSPLTTIFTYSNFPVFSSKFQSNMSVDERVETINSVMEETSDHQSYLSTDVRFIIVYFVVLSGKLQMQRESMTMLLEYPTLSHEDERMRMIRPTVRSMEMLQNEIDPFDGKYLDFFWEAVSRMSDCKLFYIDMSSELPDTKEYMRRVKIILEYYTDLLTSANPLDNKMLVLLGITTYSYKRLIELVEHELFYTISGRGIVRTVIEDYIMMKYLLKNESLHADIWTEYQYYGIGQYKLIVERFRQSEKEFPYSHVSYEYMDILVNEYKNKEFIDMDTTYFDKQNIRGKAISVDEKELFDFYYDYDSAFEHGLWGAIRESSLIKCNTPSHQYHCVPDIENNQKLRNVWHDCVSVLNKTLNVLEELYGIPSHLSAGVKEYEQ, via the coding sequence ATGAATCATAGCAAACTTTCAGATCATACTTTCAAAAAAGGGAAATTTATCACGCCTTGGAATGAGTTAATGAGTGAAATCGGCAGAGAAAATTCATGGTATCATGGAAGATTGCCAGAATATTTATGGATAGCTCTTATTATTAATTTTTATGGTAGAGAAAAAGGACTAGTAAAATGCAATATCATTCTCAATAAACTTAAGGAACAAGAGCCCACATTAATTACTCCAAAATTTTCGAGGATTCTTAATTTCGAAACGGAAAAGCAAACCAAATTCTTTGATTTCTTATTAACTGTTATTGATGCTCAAGTGTTATCACCTTTAACTACTATCTTTACCTATTCTAACTTTCCGGTTTTTTCGTCAAAGTTCCAATCAAATATGTCAGTTGATGAAAGGGTTGAAACTATAAATTCTGTGATGGAGGAAACCAGCGATCATCAATCATATCTTTCTACTGACGTTAGATTTATTATAGTGTATTTCGTTGTACTGTCAGGGAAGTTACAAATGCAACGTGAATCTATGACAATGCTTCTTGAGTATCCTACATTATCACATGAAGATGAAAGAATGAGAATGATACGTCCAACGGTAAGGTCAATGGAAATGCTGCAGAACGAAATTGATCCTTTTGATGGAAAATATTTAGATTTCTTTTGGGAGGCAGTTAGTAGAATGAGTGATTGTAAGTTGTTTTACATAGATATGTCCAGTGAGCTACCTGATACAAAAGAATACATGAGGAGAGTGAAAATAATACTTGAATATTATACAGATTTGCTTACATCAGCAAATCCACTTGATAATAAAATGCTAGTCCTCTTGGGAATAACCACGTATTCTTACAAACGATTAATAGAGTTGGTTGAACATGAACTCTTCTATACAATTTCAGGCAGGGGTATTGTTCGTACTGTAATAGAGGATTACATAATGATGAAATATTTACTTAAAAACGAATCATTACATGCTGATATATGGACAGAGTATCAGTATTACGGAATTGGTCAATACAAACTCATTGTTGAACGTTTTAGACAATCGGAAAAAGAGTTTCCATATAGCCATGTTTCTTATGAATATATGGATATTTTAGTTAATGAATATAAAAATAAAGAATTTATAGACATGGATACTACCTACTTTGATAAACAAAATATTAGAGGAAAGGCTATAAGCGTGGATGAGAAGGAGCTATTTGATTTTTATTATGACTATGACTCTGCATTTGAACATGGACTATGGGGAGCGATTCGTGAAAGTTCATTAATTAAGTGTAATACACCTTCACATCAGTATCATTGTGTTCCAGATATAGAAAATAACCAGAAACTGAGAAACGTTTGGCACGATTGTGTAAGTGTTTTGAATAAAACACTCAATGTTTTAGAAGAATTATATGGAATCCCTTCGCATTTGTCGGCAGGAGTAAAAGAATATGAACAATAA
- a CDS encoding Shedu immune nuclease family protein, whose amino-acid sequence MIKFEEIGDEIIVRYIPRDGLHWVIKKFDDNEKIAIGKTFYFEKNDLIKDIDLEEFTIIEEVQFSFAKREGDYFRVNKTAIRVEKELLIHKNIKFQINMFKTFNNISIFRRIFDVIEGDLSIGPDKSDLPVEEFNKLLKIFPNSTEVRKYSNARISQILKEYVNTKREFVLEYNSYMSKKLVEKSIKSSLSATFAEYEVRKYQYVMERLKYMLKNENGYTESDWQNEIIDVLLLIYPKYIRVFKEVRFRDEYSLKQRRLDYMLIDSSGNVDVVEIKKPNFNALISQHTYRDNYVPVRELSGTIMQVEKYLFHLNKSGRQGEKDLTNKYREFLPSGFEINITSPSAIIILGREKELNSEQLRDLEVIKRKYKNVMDIVTYDDLIRRLEGIIGKFQNQLSEPNPR is encoded by the coding sequence ATGATTAAATTTGAAGAGATCGGTGATGAAATTATAGTTCGATATATTCCAAGAGATGGGCTCCATTGGGTAATAAAAAAATTTGATGATAATGAAAAGATAGCTATTGGCAAAACCTTTTACTTTGAAAAGAATGATTTAATTAAGGACATCGACTTAGAAGAATTTACTATAATAGAGGAGGTACAATTTTCTTTTGCCAAGCGAGAAGGTGATTATTTTAGAGTCAATAAAACTGCAATTAGAGTAGAGAAGGAATTACTAATCCACAAAAATATAAAGTTCCAAATTAATATGTTTAAGACATTTAACAATATCTCTATTTTCAGAAGAATTTTTGATGTCATAGAAGGAGATTTGTCTATTGGACCCGATAAATCGGATTTACCAGTAGAAGAGTTCAATAAGCTATTGAAAATATTCCCCAATTCCACTGAAGTACGGAAATATTCCAATGCTAGGATTAGTCAGATACTAAAGGAATATGTAAATACAAAACGAGAGTTTGTATTAGAATATAATTCTTACATGTCTAAGAAGTTAGTGGAAAAGAGTATTAAGTCAAGCTTAAGTGCGACATTTGCTGAGTACGAAGTAAGAAAGTATCAATATGTAATGGAACGTCTTAAATATATGCTGAAAAATGAAAATGGCTACACTGAATCAGATTGGCAAAACGAAATTATAGACGTCTTGTTATTGATTTACCCTAAATATATCCGAGTATTTAAAGAAGTGAGATTCAGAGATGAATATAGTTTAAAACAACGAAGATTAGACTATATGCTAATTGACTCAAGTGGGAATGTTGATGTTGTTGAAATAAAAAAACCAAATTTTAATGCTCTGATTTCTCAACATACATATAGAGATAATTATGTTCCAGTTAGAGAACTATCAGGTACGATTATGCAAGTAGAAAAGTATTTGTTTCATTTGAACAAGTCGGGGAGACAAGGTGAAAAAGATTTAACAAATAAATATAGGGAGTTCCTTCCGAGTGGTTTCGAGATTAATATTACAAGTCCTAGTGCTATCATTATTCTTGGAAGAGAAAAGGAACTGAATAGCGAACAACTTCGAGATTTAGAAGTTATCAAAAGAAAATATAAAAATGTAATGGATATTGTTACATATGATGATCTAATTAGACGGTTAGAAGGCATTATCGGTAAATTTCAAAATCAATTATCCGAACCTAATCCGAGATAA
- a CDS encoding aspartyl-phosphate phosphatase Spo0E family protein, translating into MSRLLDLLEEERRKLNQLGEASLKQAIPLWDNPEVQEQSRRVDELVAQVSEIKARHSRVVR; encoded by the coding sequence ATGAGCCGGTTGCTTGACTTATTGGAAGAGGAACGGCGCAAGCTTAATCAGCTTGGAGAGGCATCCTTGAAGCAAGCGATTCCGTTATGGGACAATCCGGAGGTTCAGGAACAGAGCCGAAGGGTAGACGAACTGGTGGCACAAGTTAGTGAAATAAAGGCGAGACATAGCCGAGTGGTACGCTGA
- a CDS encoding ABC transporter substrate-binding protein, whose product MIKFKTWWSLLMVIALITITACGSGETASDNGTDNTPGTVGSAEAEAAFAKGKYDPPIEFSSVLMPKKYVQGDTKENNVHDRWMLETLGMKHKDTWYPANDDQYRQKLQLAIASGEKLPDFVTVPTNAVLTNQLIDSGQFIAIDELFDKYASQTLKDHAAAHPELWYPFTKDGKKYNMPIMEYTDNDDTLLWLREDWMEKLNLEAPKTIADLENIMDKFKNENPDGLSPDKVFPLAISLKNNTNTWMGQLDWLFGAYGTIEEQWNKDANGNLEYGSVNPGAKQALAKLAEWMDKGYIHADSALWDEGKSAESWTAGKAGILPGANWVPDWPAPDLLKNVPGSKYKAYPVPAGPDGKIGTKWQNSGVNASIMINKDAKHPEAIFLYYNYLLDNLANPKAGSEYEYGFAKGYDWDIIDGQPTSDKEKIKDFSNEFPFLTGPARIPDLYMKTLVKLANGEKPETPYEKQMAEFRKPENWYAGKVVMSQIDVRKQNYFTGAATPTMVSKWNLLRQSEMETFNKIIYGNLPIDAFDQFVANWKSNGGDQITQEVNDWFKSVSAK is encoded by the coding sequence ATGATCAAATTCAAAACATGGTGGTCACTGCTCATGGTTATCGCGCTCATCACGATCACTGCGTGCGGCAGTGGCGAGACAGCCAGTGACAATGGTACCGATAATACGCCGGGAACTGTCGGCTCAGCGGAAGCAGAAGCTGCTTTTGCCAAAGGAAAATATGACCCACCCATCGAGTTCAGTTCGGTATTGATGCCGAAGAAATACGTTCAAGGGGATACCAAAGAAAATAACGTGCACGATCGCTGGATGCTCGAAACGCTGGGTATGAAACATAAAGATACCTGGTATCCAGCCAATGACGATCAATACAGACAAAAGCTGCAACTGGCAATCGCCTCTGGCGAGAAACTGCCTGATTTCGTTACCGTACCTACCAATGCGGTACTGACGAATCAGCTGATCGACTCCGGTCAATTCATCGCCATCGATGAGTTGTTCGACAAGTACGCGAGTCAGACCCTGAAAGATCACGCCGCAGCACATCCTGAACTGTGGTATCCGTTCACCAAGGACGGCAAGAAATACAATATGCCGATCATGGAGTACACCGATAATGACGATACGCTGCTTTGGCTCCGCGAGGACTGGATGGAGAAGCTGAACCTGGAAGCTCCGAAAACCATCGCAGACCTTGAGAACATCATGGACAAATTCAAGAACGAGAACCCGGACGGTCTGTCTCCAGACAAAGTATTCCCGTTGGCGATCTCGCTGAAAAATAACACCAACACCTGGATGGGTCAGCTCGACTGGTTGTTCGGTGCATACGGTACAATCGAGGAGCAATGGAACAAAGACGCGAACGGCAATCTTGAGTACGGCTCCGTTAACCCGGGTGCCAAACAAGCCCTAGCCAAGCTGGCTGAATGGATGGATAAAGGTTATATCCACGCTGACTCCGCTCTGTGGGACGAAGGCAAATCCGCTGAAAGCTGGACAGCTGGCAAAGCGGGCATTCTGCCTGGTGCAAACTGGGTACCAGACTGGCCTGCACCTGACCTGCTGAAGAACGTACCTGGCTCTAAGTATAAAGCTTACCCTGTTCCAGCTGGCCCAGACGGCAAGATCGGTACGAAGTGGCAGAACTCTGGTGTCAACGCAAGTATCATGATCAACAAGGATGCGAAGCACCCGGAAGCCATCTTCCTGTACTATAACTACTTGCTCGATAACCTGGCTAACCCGAAAGCGGGCAGTGAGTATGAATACGGCTTCGCCAAAGGTTACGACTGGGATATCATTGACGGACAACCGACCAGTGACAAAGAGAAGATCAAAGACTTCTCCAACGAATTCCCATTCCTGACCGGACCGGCACGTATCCCGGATCTGTACATGAAAACACTCGTGAAGCTGGCCAACGGCGAGAAGCCTGAAACACCGTACGAGAAACAAATGGCCGAATTCCGTAAACCGGAAAACTGGTATGCAGGTAAAGTCGTTATGTCCCAGATCGACGTCCGTAAACAAAACTATTTCACTGGCGCTGCAACACCAACCATGGTATCCAAATGGAACCTGCTCCGCCAGTCCGAGATGGAAACCTTCAACAAAATCATCTACGGCAATTTGCCAATTGATGCCTTTGACCAATTCGTCGCCAACTGGAAATCCAATGGCGGAGATCAGATCACGCAAGAAGTGAATGATTGGTTTAAATCGGTAAGTGCGAAGTAA
- a CDS encoding response regulator, translated as MQMMIVDDEAHWVDNLSMTKPWHTLGIEHVHKAYSAHEALQMIDTHPIDIVISDIQMPEMTGIELIERIRIRDKKIKCILLSGYSEFDYAKKAIQFEAVDYLLKPPTDDELMGAVQKAIDQLNNEWELVSSLTRTQFTLRENLPHLRGRLLLGALQGQRIAAAEWDRKIANYNLPFHTGDAALMLVRLEEEFGHYDSNDQTLIEYAIINMAEEIMGEFMEVWGVKEEHGYLVFLLQLKERKGDIGKEIILEKLSIQLQSKVKQFLKGSLSIVITEWFTFPNQLYDRFRQASAYFRQIVGDEREFVMRVSDVETPAAQGPLDVLYTPPTFISLLESGQWDAAEEKILAVCAELDEKWSESWEHCMEAGFLITASFTNIAHRNKLTLTTLMGNDVEDLQSGEVFATISKLRKWSLSVLGKLKEGTSNEIKDIRSDYVKKIQDFTDKNLHLDVSLRVLADHVNLHPTHLSKIYKIETGEGISDYISRLRMDRACHKLVTTTKKVYEISMEIGYMDPAYFIKVFKRQFGVTPQEYRDQHK; from the coding sequence ATGCAAATGATGATCGTAGACGATGAAGCACACTGGGTCGATAACCTGTCCATGACCAAACCCTGGCATACGCTCGGGATTGAACATGTGCATAAAGCATACTCGGCACACGAAGCACTTCAAATGATTGACACCCACCCCATCGATATCGTGATCTCAGACATTCAGATGCCTGAAATGACAGGTATTGAACTGATCGAACGCATCCGCATCCGGGACAAAAAAATTAAATGTATCCTGTTATCCGGGTATTCCGAATTCGATTACGCCAAAAAAGCCATCCAGTTCGAGGCTGTAGACTATCTGCTCAAGCCGCCGACAGATGATGAATTAATGGGGGCCGTTCAGAAGGCCATCGATCAATTGAACAACGAATGGGAACTTGTCAGTTCACTGACACGAACGCAGTTTACGTTGCGAGAGAATCTCCCCCATTTGCGGGGACGACTGCTCCTGGGGGCGTTGCAGGGACAACGAATCGCGGCTGCGGAATGGGATCGGAAGATCGCTAATTACAATCTCCCCTTTCATACCGGTGATGCCGCGTTAATGTTGGTTCGTTTGGAAGAAGAATTCGGACACTATGACAGCAATGATCAGACCCTGATCGAATATGCCATCATCAATATGGCGGAAGAGATTATGGGTGAGTTTATGGAAGTGTGGGGCGTGAAGGAGGAGCACGGATATTTGGTGTTTTTACTTCAGTTGAAAGAACGGAAAGGCGATATTGGCAAAGAAATCATTCTGGAGAAGCTATCGATACAGCTTCAATCCAAAGTAAAACAATTTCTGAAAGGCTCCCTCTCCATCGTTATCACTGAGTGGTTCACCTTTCCGAATCAGCTTTACGATCGTTTCCGTCAGGCCTCAGCATACTTCCGGCAGATCGTTGGAGACGAACGCGAATTTGTCATGCGTGTCAGCGATGTCGAGACACCTGCGGCACAAGGTCCCTTGGATGTCCTTTACACCCCGCCCACCTTTATTAGTTTGCTAGAGAGCGGACAATGGGATGCTGCCGAAGAGAAAATCCTCGCAGTCTGCGCAGAGCTGGATGAGAAATGGTCGGAATCATGGGAGCATTGCATGGAGGCTGGTTTTCTCATTACAGCATCGTTCACCAACATTGCTCACCGGAACAAGCTGACTCTGACCACTTTAATGGGAAATGATGTCGAGGATTTGCAAAGTGGGGAAGTTTTCGCTACCATCAGCAAACTTCGGAAATGGTCGCTCAGTGTGCTTGGCAAGCTCAAGGAAGGCACGTCCAACGAGATCAAGGACATCCGTTCCGATTATGTGAAGAAGATTCAGGATTTTACAGATAAGAACCTGCATCTGGATGTATCTTTGCGTGTACTCGCCGACCATGTTAATCTGCACCCGACCCATTTGTCCAAAATCTATAAGATCGAAACGGGCGAAGGCATCAGTGATTATATCTCGCGCCTGCGCATGGATCGGGCCTGCCACAAGCTGGTGACGACCACCAAAAAAGTGTATGAAATCAGCATGGAGATTGGTTATATGGACCCGGCTTATTTTATCAAAGTGTTCAAGCGTCAATTCGGCGTCACGCCGCAGGAATACAGAGACCAGCATAAATAA
- a CDS encoding histidine kinase: MYIWKRLMPFQNKTRSRFSLFAKINLLIVVLFIPILIMYTYSNNVTYDVVSKELQISNTKQLTFLSSQIDSRINQMMDFSLILSRDPNVRAFNGLNMWDDRYDRMQTRYVIQEKMTLQTGVTDIWPTRYAVHSQQNKDVIANYNRTTGYDEAYLKKNMSGQWTYGDQSADSQDEMKSFYWFFTDSLAQPGMLTGSNLVIEASFSYENIQNMLDTYKAGGQGDPFLYHKGNSPILNRSADKQLSAELIQYLDTHSPEDTTQDVVELNGKNYLVSSVKSTYLDWHLVDVIPLYQILKPISLSQNLFYTCMILLLVVGISASILLYRNVQYPIKKLIKGLRRVEQGDYSVRLHSKNQNEFSFLFRRFNDMSHQIQDLIENVFHEKIRAREATLKQLQAQINPHFLYNCLGYIINMAQMKDEQAVVSMAHNLSAYYRYTTRMEKETSSLQEEIKLLINYLDIQKLRNGRIEYHIDIPEDMLGQSVPRLMLQPMVENSVIHGVAKSYSSGEIRITGERLNGFGRIYIDDDGPGLSPEQYEALNLKMQEPLQEEMGCGLWNTHQRITHLFGSHSYLLFGPSPLGGFRTEIIWEIPKEDTDSDKGNTDNIR; the protein is encoded by the coding sequence ATGTATATATGGAAGCGCTTAATGCCTTTTCAAAATAAAACCAGATCCCGATTCAGTCTATTCGCCAAAATAAACCTGTTAATTGTGGTCTTATTCATCCCCATTCTGATCATGTACACCTACTCGAATAACGTCACCTATGATGTCGTCAGCAAAGAACTGCAGATCTCCAACACCAAACAGCTCACGTTTCTGTCCAGTCAGATCGACTCCCGAATCAATCAGATGATGGATTTCAGCCTAATTCTCTCCCGAGACCCCAATGTCAGAGCATTCAACGGCCTTAACATGTGGGATGATCGATATGACCGGATGCAGACCCGTTATGTGATACAAGAGAAGATGACGCTGCAAACCGGCGTTACGGATATATGGCCCACCCGATATGCAGTGCATTCACAGCAGAATAAGGATGTCATCGCCAACTACAATCGAACCACAGGATATGATGAAGCGTATTTGAAAAAAAATATGAGCGGACAATGGACCTATGGGGACCAGAGTGCAGATTCACAGGATGAGATGAAATCCTTCTATTGGTTCTTTACGGACTCCCTTGCCCAACCAGGAATGCTCACTGGAAGCAATCTGGTGATTGAAGCCAGCTTCAGCTACGAGAACATTCAAAATATGCTGGATACGTATAAAGCGGGCGGACAAGGCGATCCTTTCTTGTATCACAAAGGAAATTCCCCCATTCTCAATCGCAGCGCGGACAAGCAGTTGTCCGCAGAACTCATTCAGTATCTGGATACGCACTCTCCCGAAGATACCACGCAGGATGTCGTGGAGCTGAACGGGAAAAACTATCTAGTCAGCTCCGTGAAGTCCACTTATCTGGATTGGCACCTGGTGGACGTGATTCCGCTGTATCAGATTTTGAAACCCATCTCGCTGAGTCAGAATCTGTTCTACACCTGTATGATTTTGCTGCTGGTTGTGGGTATCTCTGCGTCAATCCTGCTGTACCGGAATGTTCAATATCCGATCAAAAAGCTGATCAAAGGCTTACGCCGCGTAGAGCAAGGGGATTATTCTGTCCGACTGCATAGCAAAAACCAGAATGAGTTCTCATTCCTGTTCCGTCGATTCAACGATATGTCCCATCAGATTCAGGATCTGATCGAAAATGTATTCCATGAGAAAATTAGAGCCAGGGAAGCTACGCTGAAGCAATTACAAGCGCAGATCAATCCGCATTTCCTATATAATTGTCTTGGTTATATCATCAACATGGCTCAGATGAAGGACGAACAAGCTGTGGTCTCCATGGCGCATAACCTTAGTGCCTACTACCGCTATACCACCCGTATGGAAAAAGAGACATCTTCGCTTCAGGAAGAGATCAAGCTGCTCATCAACTATCTGGATATCCAGAAGCTGCGCAATGGTCGAATTGAGTATCATATTGATATCCCTGAGGATATGCTTGGCCAGTCGGTGCCACGATTAATGCTTCAGCCGATGGTCGAGAATTCCGTCATTCATGGCGTGGCGAAGTCCTATTCATCCGGGGAAATTCGAATTACCGGGGAGCGCTTGAATGGTTTTGGCAGAATATACATCGACGACGATGGTCCTGGCCTCAGCCCAGAACAGTACGAAGCGCTGAACTTGAAGATGCAAGAACCTTTACAAGAAGAAATGGGCTGCGGCCTTTGGAATACGCACCAACGAATCACACACCTGTTCGGCAGTCACTCCTACCTCCTATTCGGCCCATCCCCACTTGGCGGATTCCGAACCGAAATCATCTGGGAGATACCAAAAGAGGATACAGATTCCGATAAAGGTAATACCGATAATATACGTTGA